The proteins below are encoded in one region of bacterium:
- a CDS encoding glycosyltransferase, producing the protein MSKKEGNIQIRAKRECCEAKNDQKATSYQSRKKQPKILEIVSYSPPRTGWSVRVEYVKKHLLEKGYECQILNISPESRRIKSDEYLDVQSGFDYIFKVFKYCLKGYKIHIHMNGQSINGFILTLISEFISLLFLRRCILTFHGGATQLYFPPKNYLTIQIFFVIFTLSKIIICNDEHIKEKIKECGIKGDKIKPLPAFSKQYLSYKETKLSEDLEIFINQHNPILSSYLFERPQFYIPATLRGIKEIIKDYPHLGLIFVGPINYSQQTINLVQTLNLERNIFLGNNLTHDEFLTLLNRSKIYLRTPDCDGICSSVLQALYLKIPVIGCENPLRPQCVIKYKVGDEISLVEKIRYVLKNYDDVKKNIQLPEVDDTVVNEVELLIS; encoded by the coding sequence ATGAGCAAAAAAGAAGGTAACATCCAAATTCGAGCAAAGCGAGAATGTTGCGAGGCAAAAAATGACCAAAAAGCAACTTCCTATCAGTCAAGAAAAAAACAACCCAAAATTTTGGAGATTGTCTCCTATTCCCCTCCAAGAACTGGCTGGAGTGTTCGAGTAGAATATGTTAAGAAACATCTTTTAGAAAAGGGATATGAATGCCAAATATTGAATATCAGCCCTGAAAGTAGAAGAATTAAAAGTGATGAGTATCTTGATGTTCAAAGTGGTTTTGATTATATTTTTAAAGTATTTAAATATTGCCTCAAAGGATATAAAATCCATATACATATGAATGGACAGTCTATCAACGGTTTTATTCTGACATTAATTAGTGAATTTATTAGTCTTTTATTTCTGAGGAGATGTATTTTAACCTTTCACGGTGGAGCAACACAATTATATTTCCCCCCCAAAAATTATTTGACAATACAAATATTTTTTGTTATATTTACTCTATCAAAGATAATTATTTGTAATGATGAACATATTAAAGAAAAGATTAAAGAATGTGGAATAAAAGGTGATAAAATTAAACCACTCCCAGCCTTTAGTAAGCAATATTTATCATATAAAGAGACAAAACTTTCAGAAGACTTAGAGATATTTATCAATCAACATAACCCAATATTATCTTCATATCTCTTTGAGAGACCTCAATTTTATATACCCGCTACATTAAGAGGTATTAAGGAGATTATTAAAGATTATCCTCATTTAGGTCTAATATTCGTTGGTCCTATTAATTATTCACAACAGACTATAAATCTCGTCCAAACACTAAATTTAGAAAGGAATATATTTTTAGGTAATAATTTGACTCATGATGAATTTTTAACTTTATTAAATCGGTCAAAGATATACCTCAGAACCCCTGACTGTGATGGTATCTGTTCCTCAGTGCTACAGGCTTTATATCTTAAGATACCGGTAATAGGTTGTGAAAATCCACTTAGACCTCAATGTGTTATTAAATATAAAGTTGGCGATGAAATCTCATTAGTAGAAAAAATAAGGTATGTTTTAAAAAATTATGATGATGTAAAAAAAAACATACAGTTACCTGAAGTTGATGATACTGTGGTTAATGAGGTAGAATTATTAATTTCATAA
- the trpE gene encoding anthranilate synthase component I: protein MYYPTKEEFKQKSNQGNLIPVYKEILGDLETPVSAFYKISQNEKYAYLLESVEKGEKLGRYSFLGANPSIIFKSKGKNGVIIRDGQEETFDVGEDPLIQLKKLMSQFKSVKVDGLPRFYGGAVGYLSYDYVRFIENLPDKNPDDLNLPDTFFAITDTIIIFDHLLQTIKVVSNAHIDNDPALSYEKAMEQIEGIITKLRQPLPNPKSEIRNPKSEIQLESNFTKDEYEKIVRQAKEYIKAGDIFQVVPSQRFSGKIYCDPLTIYRALRKINPSPYMYYLKYDEVAIVGSSPEILVRLEDEEVETRPIAGTRPRGSNKEADNEYAKELLADPKENAEHIMLVDLGRNDIGRVCEYKSIHLPEFKIIERYSHVMHIVTSVKGKLLPQYDVFTLIRACFPAGTVTGAPKVRAMEIIDELEPNRRGPYAGCIGYFSFSGNLDTCITIRTIVIKDGKAYLQAGGGVVADSNPETEYYETKNKLKCLIDAIELAEKGLE, encoded by the coding sequence ATGTATTATCCAACAAAAGAGGAATTTAAGCAAAAATCTAATCAGGGTAATTTGATACCCGTTTATAAAGAGATTCTCGGTGATTTAGAGACACCTGTTTCTGCATTTTATAAAATCAGTCAAAACGAAAAATACGCCTATCTTTTAGAAAGTGTAGAGAAGGGAGAAAAGTTGGGCAGATACTCATTTTTAGGTGCAAATCCTTCAATAATTTTTAAATCCAAAGGCAAGAACGGAGTGATTATTAGAGATGGTCAAGAGGAAACTTTTGATGTTGGTGAAGACCCATTAATTCAACTCAAAAAACTAATGAGTCAGTTTAAATCAGTTAAGGTTGATGGGCTACCAAGATTTTATGGAGGAGCAGTGGGTTATTTAAGTTATGATTATGTTAGATTTATTGAGAATTTGCCGGATAAAAATCCAGATGACCTTAATCTACCCGATACATTTTTTGCTATCACCGATACGATTATTATCTTTGACCACCTCCTTCAAACAATAAAAGTAGTCTCAAATGCTCACATAGACAATGACCCGGCTTTATCTTATGAGAAGGCAATGGAACAAATTGAAGGGATAATCACTAAATTACGCCAACCTTTACCAAATCCGAAATCCGAAATCCGAAATCCGAAATCCGAAATCCAATTAGAATCTAACTTTACTAAAGATGAATATGAGAAAATAGTGCGGCAGGCAAAGGAATACATCAAGGCAGGAGATATATTTCAAGTTGTCCCTTCTCAAAGGTTTAGTGGTAAGATTTATTGTGACCCTTTAACTATCTATCGTGCACTAAGAAAGATAAATCCTTCGCCTTATATGTATTATCTAAAATATGATGAGGTTGCAATTGTGGGTTCATCGCCAGAGATTTTGGTAAGATTAGAGGATGAGGAGGTAGAGACAAGACCTATTGCCGGGACCCGACCTCGAGGCAGTAATAAAGAGGCAGATAATGAATATGCTAAAGAGCTATTGGCAGACCCAAAGGAAAATGCAGAACACATTATGTTAGTTGACCTCGGTCGTAATGATATTGGTAGGGTTTGTGAATATAAATCAATTCACCTGCCTGAATTTAAAATCATAGAAAGATACTCACATGTGATGCATATTGTTACATCCGTAAAAGGAAAACTTCTACCTCAATATGATGTCTTTACTTTAATCAGGGCTTGTTTTCCGGCAGGAACAGTTACAGGTGCTCCTAAAGTCAGGGCAATGGAAATAATTGATGAGTTAGAACCCAATAGAAGGGGACCTTATGCTGGTTGTATCGGATATTTTAGTTTCTCTGGTAACTTAGATACCTGTATTACGATTAGAACTATTGTTATTAAAGATGGTAAAGCCTACCTGCAAGCTGGAGGAGGAGTTGTAGCCGATTCAAACCCAGAAACCGAATATTATGAGACAAAAAATAAACTTAAATGCTTAATTGATGCGATTGAATTGGCAGAGAAAGGATTGGAATAA